Part of the Acidimicrobiales bacterium genome is shown below.
GGGCGGCCTGCTCGTGGTCGTCGGCGGCGCGCTGTGGGGCGGCAACGGCGCCATCGTCGGCTTGGCCATCGGCCTCGCCGTGGTCGGCGTGTCCTACTGGAAGAGCGACGTCATCGCCATCAAGGCGGCCCGGGCCGTGCCGGTCACCGAGGCCGAGATGCCCGAGTACCACGCCATCGTCCGGGAGCTGACCAGCCGGGCCGGCATGCCGATGCCGAAGCTCTACGTCACCCCCGACCTCCAGCCCAACGCGTTCGCCACCGGGCGCAACCCCGACCACGCCGCCGTCGCCGTCACGAGGGGGATCCTCCAGATCCTCGACTGGGACGAGCTGCGGGGGGTGCTCGCCCACGAGATCAGCCACGTCGGCAACCGGGACATCCTGATCGGGTCGGTAGCCGCCGCCGTCGCCATGGGCATCACGTTCATCGCCAGCATCCTCCGCTTCGCCGCCTTCTTCGGCGGCCGCGA
Proteins encoded:
- a CDS encoding zinc metalloprotease HtpX, translated to MKNTFKTYVLLAALGGLLVVVGGALWGGNGAIVGLAIGLAVVGVSYWKSDVIAIKAARAVPVTEAEMPEYHAIVRELTSRAGMPMPKLYVTPDLQPNAFATGRNPDHAAVAVTRGILQILDWDELRGVLAHEISHVGNRDILIGSVAAAVAMGITFIASILRFAAFFGGRDDDGDNPIALLAMAFLAPLAAGLLQMALSRSREFEADRTGARLIGDGEPLARALEKLEVGARRIPMDIDPAHAQAFIVNPLTGRNVNFANLFRTHPATEDRVARLRSGAWR